One Prunus dulcis chromosome 8, ALMONDv2, whole genome shotgun sequence DNA window includes the following coding sequences:
- the LOC117636656 gene encoding exocyst complex component SEC5A-like isoform X1 encodes MASDSDLDEDDLLQMALKEQAQRDVNYKKPPSSNSRTAPVANYVQQPQPPPSQQPRKAAASPSPKNNTTTRSNANNPKRRVVDDDEESDVDMLSISSGDEDSTARDQQRVRFRGGGAASAATARAGARDDDDPWDGGEPDCWKHVDEAELARRVREMRETRTAPVAQKVERKVSSAGLVRKGLNNLQSFPRGMECIDPLGLGIIDNKTLRLITESSDYSPSKDDKLDNNLREKLLYFSEKFDAKLFISRIHQDTAAAELEAGALALKSDLKGRTLQRKQLVKDNFDCFVSCKTTIDDIESKLKRIEEDPEGSGTSHLFNCMQGVSSLANRAFQPLFERQAQAEKIRSVQGMLQRFRTLFNLPSTIRGSISKGEYDLAVREYKKAKSIALPSHVGILKRVLEEVEKVMHEFKGMLYKSMEDPQIDLTNVENTVRLLLELEPESDPVWHYLNIQNNRIRGLLEKCTLDHETRMETLHNELRERAVSDARWRQIQGDINQSSDVNYSLTLGDNHLPVDSLPVDLTGEEVDALRGRYIRRLTAVLIYHIPAFWKVALSVFSGKFAKSSQVSTESNASTPANKTDEKVGDGKYSTHSLDEVAGMIQITLTAYADKVRTTFHDLEESNILQPYMSDAITEISKACEAFQAKESAPSIAVTAIRTLQSEITKIYILRLCSWMRASTADISKDETWVPVSVLERNKSPYTISFLPLAFRNVMTSAMDQIKLMVQSLRSEATRSEEVYKQLQEIQDSVRLAFLNCILDFAGHLERIGSELAQNKSIKGSSLVHNGYSPNLEEKLMSDLPGSVGPHQQLLIVLSNVGYCKEELSYELYNNYKHIWLQSREREEDDSDIQDLVMSFSVLEEKVLEQYTFAKANLIRTAAFNYLLDSGVQWGAAPALKGVRDAAVELLHTLVAVHAEVFSGAKPLLDKTLGILVEGLIDTFISLFHENQAKELRSLDANGFCQLMLELEYFETILNPYFTSAARESLKSLQGILLDKATESVTENVENPGHNRRATRGSEDAVSDDRQQGTSVSPDDLIALAQQYSSELLQAELERTQINTACFVEPIPLDSVPESAKRAYASFRGSLDSPSRNYKGNTGSPSYSRNRRR; translated from the exons ATGGCAAGCGACAGCGACCTAGACGAGGACGATCTCCTCCAGATGGCTCTAAAGGAGCAAGCCCAGCGCGATGTGAATTACAAAAAGCCACCCTCCAGCAACTCCCGCACTGCCCCCGTCGCCAATTACGTTCAGCAGCCGCAGCCTCCTCCGTCCCAGCAGCCACGAAAAGCCGCGGCTTCTCCGAGCCCCAAAAACAACACCACTACCAGAAGCAACGCCAACAACCCGAAGCGGCGGGTGGTGGACGACGACGAGGAGTCCGATGTGGACATGCTCAGCATCTCCAGCGGCGATGAAGACTCCACCGCCAGGGATCAGCAGCGTGTCCGCTTCCGAGGCGGCGGTGCTGCTTCTGCTGCTACCGCCAGAGCTGGAGCCCGGGACGACGATGACCCTTGGGACGGCGGTGAGCCTGACTGCTGGAAGCACGTCGACGAGGCTGAg CTTGCTCGTAGGGTTCGTGAAATGCGAGAGACGAGAACAGCACCGGTGGCCCAAAAGGTAGAGCGCAAAGTGTCGTCGGCAGGCTTGGTACGAAAGGGCCTTAACAATTTACAGTCCTTCCCTCGGGGCATGGAATGTATTGATCCCCTAGGCTTGGG GATCATAGACAACAAAACCTTAAGATTGATTACTGAATCCTCAGACTATTCGCCATCCAAGGATGACAAATTGGATAATAACCTTCGGG AGAAGTTGTTATATTTCTCTGAGAAATTTGATGCCAAGCTCTTTATATCGCGGATTCACCAAGACACTGCTGCAGCAGAGTTGGAGGCTGGTGCTTTGGCTCTAAAAAGTGATCTTAAAGGACGAACTCTGCAGAGAAAACAATTGGTCAAAGACAATTTTGACTGCTTTGTCTCTTGCAAAACAACAATTGATG ATATTGAGTCAAAGTTGAAACGGATTGAAGAAGACCCTGAAGGTTCAGGCACTTCTCATTTGTTTAATTGTATGCAAGGAGTGAGTTCGTTGGCTAATCGGGCATTCCAGCCTCTATTTGAGAGACAG GCTCAAGCTGAGAAGATCAGGTCCGTCCAAGGAATGCTACAGAGGTTCCGGACATTGTTCAACTTGCCCAGTACAATTCGTGGTAGCATAAGCAAGGGAGAATATGACTTGGCAGTTAGGGAGTACAAGAAGGCCAAGTCGATTGCTCTGCCTTCTCAT GTGGGCATACTGAAACGTGTTCTCGAAGAGGTTGAGAAAGTGATGCATGAGTTTAAAGGCATGCTTTACAAGTCTATGGAAGATCCACAAATAGATTTAACAAAT GTTGAAAACACAGTGAGGCTGTTATTGGAGCTGGAGCCTGAGTCAGATCCGGTTTGGCACTATTTAAATATACAG AATAACAGAATTCGAGGTTTGCTTGAGAAATGCACATTAGATCATGAAACTAGGATGGAGACTTTACATAATGAGTTACGTGAAAGGGCTGTGTCTGATGCACGATGGAGGCAGATTCAAGGAGATATAAATCAATCT TCAGATGTCAACTATTCTCTTACTCTTGGCGACAACCACCTTCCAGTAGATTCTCTTCCAGTAGACTTGACAGGTGAAGAAGTTGATGCTCTTAGAGGGAGGTATATTCGCAGATTAACTGCTGTACTGATTTATCACATACCAGCTTTCTGGAAAGTAGCACTTTCTGTTTTCAGTGGGAAATTCGCAAAG TCGTCCCAAGTTTCTACTGAATCAAATGCTAGCACTCCAGCAAATAAAACGGATGAAAAAGTTGGAGATGGGAAGTATTCAACTCATTCTCTAGATGAAGTTGCTGGAATGATACAAATTACATTAACTGCGTATGCAGATAAG GTTCGTACTACATTTCATGATCTTGAGGAATCAAATATTCTGCAACCATATATGAGCGATGCCATAACAGAAATATCTAAAGCATGCGAAGCTTTTCAAGCGAAGGAATCAGCTCCTTCGATTGCTG TAACTGCAATTCGAACACTTCAGTCGGAGATTACAAAGATTTACATCCTAAGGCTTTGCTCATGGATGCGGGCATCAACTGCTGATATCTCAAAAGATGAGACATGGGTTCCAGTATCAGTTCTTGAAAGGAATAAATCTCCCTACACAATCTCTTTCTTGCCTTTAGCATTCCGCAATGTTATGACGTCAGCAATGGATCAGATCAAGTT gatGGTTCAGTCTTTAAGAAGTGAGGCAACGAGGTCAGAGGAAGTGTATAAGCAACTCCAAGAAATTCAAGACTCTGTCAGACTTGCATTTTTGAACTGTATTCTTGATTTTGCAG GTCATCTAGAGCGTATTGGAAGTGAGCTTGCCcaaaacaaatcaatcaaaGGAAGTTCACTTGTGCACAATGGTTATTCTCCTAACCTAGAAGAAAAGCTAATGTCTGATCTCCCAGGAAGTGTTGGTCCACATCAACAGTTGTTGATAGTGTTGAGTAATGTTGGCTATTGCAAAGAAGAACTTTCTTATGAGTTGTACAACAATTACAAGCATATCTGGCTACAGTCTAG ggaaagagaggaagatgATAGTGATATACAAGACTTGGTGATGTCTTTTTCTGTGCTTGAAGAGAAGGTCCTGGAGCAATATACTTTTGCTAAG GCAAATTTGATCAGAACTGCTGCCTTCAACTATTTGTTGGACTCTGGTGTACAATGGGGAGCAGCACCTGCTTTAAAA GGTGTGCGTGATGCTGCTGTGGAGTTACTGCACACTTTGGTAGCTGTGCATGCAGAG GTATTTTCTGGTGCTAAGCCCCTGTTGGACAAGACACTTGGCATTCTGGTGGAAGGTCTAATTGATACTTTTATCAGCTTGTTTCATGAAAATCAAGCGAAGGAGCTTAGATCACTTGATGCAAATGGTTTCTGTCAGCTAATGCTTGAG CTTGAGTACTTCGAGACTATATTGAATCCATATTTTACTTCGGCTGCAAGGGAGTCTCTGAAGTCGTTACAAGGGATACTTCTGGATAAAGCCACTGAGAGTGTGACAGAAAATGTGGAGAATCCAGGGCATAACCGACGAGCAACACGCGGAAGTGAAGATGCGGTTTCAGATGATAGACAGCAGGGGACAAGTGTGTCACCAGATGACCTGATT GCCCTTGCTCAGCAGTATAGCTCTGAGTTACTTCAAGCAGAGCTCGAGAGGACTCAAATCAACACAGCATGTTTTGTGGAGCCAATTCCATTAGACTCAGTACCCGAATCAGCTAAGCGCGCTTATGCTTCATTTAGGGGCTCACTAGATTCACCCAGCAGAAACTACAAAGGCAACACAGGATCCCCAAGCTACTCCCGGAATAGGCGTCGATGA
- the LOC117636656 gene encoding exocyst complex component SEC5A-like isoform X2, which yields MASDSDLDEDDLLQMALKEQAQRDVNYKKPPSSNSRTAPVANYVQQPQPPPSQQPRKAAASPSPKNNTTTRSNANNPKRRVVDDDEESDVDMLSISSGDEDSTARDQQRVRFRGGGAASAATARAGARDDDDPWDGGEPDCWKHVDEAELARRVREMRETRTAPVAQKVERKVSSAGLVRKGLNNLQSFPRGMECIDPLGLGIIDNKTLRLITESSDYSPSKDDKLDNNLREKLLYFSEKFDAKLFISRIHQDTAAAELEAGALALKSDLKGRTLQRKQLVKDNFDCFVSCKTTIDDIESKLKRIEEDPEGSGTSHLFNCMQGVSSLANRAFQPLFERQAQAEKIRSVQGMLQRFRTLFNLPSTIRGSISKGEYDLAVREYKKAKSIALPSHVGILKRVLEEVEKVMHEFKGMLYKSMEDPQIDLTNVENTVRLLLELEPESDPVWHYLNIQNNRIRGLLEKCTLDHETRMETLHNELRERAVSDARWRQIQGDINQSSDVNYSLTLGDNHLPVDSLPVDLTGEEVDALRGRYIRRLTAVLIYHIPAFWKVALSVFSGKFAKSSQVSTESNASTPANKTDEKVGDGKYSTHSLDEVAGMIQITLTAYADKVRTTFHDLEESNILQPYMSDAITEISKACEAFQAKESAPSIAVTAIRTLQSEITKIYILRLCSWMRASTADISKDETWVPVSVLERNKSPYTISFLPLAFRNVMTSAMDQIKLMVQSLRSEATRSEEVYKQLQEIQDSVRLAFLNCILDFAGHLERIGSELAQNKSIKGSSLVHNGYSPNLEEKLMSDLPGSVGPHQQLLIVLSNVGYCKEELSYELYNNYKHIWLQSREREEDDSDIQDLVMSFSVLEEKVLEQYTFAKVFSGAKPLLDKTLGILVEGLIDTFISLFHENQAKELRSLDANGFCQLMLELEYFETILNPYFTSAARESLKSLQGILLDKATESVTENVENPGHNRRATRGSEDAVSDDRQQGTSVSPDDLIALAQQYSSELLQAELERTQINTACFVEPIPLDSVPESAKRAYASFRGSLDSPSRNYKGNTGSPSYSRNRRR from the exons ATGGCAAGCGACAGCGACCTAGACGAGGACGATCTCCTCCAGATGGCTCTAAAGGAGCAAGCCCAGCGCGATGTGAATTACAAAAAGCCACCCTCCAGCAACTCCCGCACTGCCCCCGTCGCCAATTACGTTCAGCAGCCGCAGCCTCCTCCGTCCCAGCAGCCACGAAAAGCCGCGGCTTCTCCGAGCCCCAAAAACAACACCACTACCAGAAGCAACGCCAACAACCCGAAGCGGCGGGTGGTGGACGACGACGAGGAGTCCGATGTGGACATGCTCAGCATCTCCAGCGGCGATGAAGACTCCACCGCCAGGGATCAGCAGCGTGTCCGCTTCCGAGGCGGCGGTGCTGCTTCTGCTGCTACCGCCAGAGCTGGAGCCCGGGACGACGATGACCCTTGGGACGGCGGTGAGCCTGACTGCTGGAAGCACGTCGACGAGGCTGAg CTTGCTCGTAGGGTTCGTGAAATGCGAGAGACGAGAACAGCACCGGTGGCCCAAAAGGTAGAGCGCAAAGTGTCGTCGGCAGGCTTGGTACGAAAGGGCCTTAACAATTTACAGTCCTTCCCTCGGGGCATGGAATGTATTGATCCCCTAGGCTTGGG GATCATAGACAACAAAACCTTAAGATTGATTACTGAATCCTCAGACTATTCGCCATCCAAGGATGACAAATTGGATAATAACCTTCGGG AGAAGTTGTTATATTTCTCTGAGAAATTTGATGCCAAGCTCTTTATATCGCGGATTCACCAAGACACTGCTGCAGCAGAGTTGGAGGCTGGTGCTTTGGCTCTAAAAAGTGATCTTAAAGGACGAACTCTGCAGAGAAAACAATTGGTCAAAGACAATTTTGACTGCTTTGTCTCTTGCAAAACAACAATTGATG ATATTGAGTCAAAGTTGAAACGGATTGAAGAAGACCCTGAAGGTTCAGGCACTTCTCATTTGTTTAATTGTATGCAAGGAGTGAGTTCGTTGGCTAATCGGGCATTCCAGCCTCTATTTGAGAGACAG GCTCAAGCTGAGAAGATCAGGTCCGTCCAAGGAATGCTACAGAGGTTCCGGACATTGTTCAACTTGCCCAGTACAATTCGTGGTAGCATAAGCAAGGGAGAATATGACTTGGCAGTTAGGGAGTACAAGAAGGCCAAGTCGATTGCTCTGCCTTCTCAT GTGGGCATACTGAAACGTGTTCTCGAAGAGGTTGAGAAAGTGATGCATGAGTTTAAAGGCATGCTTTACAAGTCTATGGAAGATCCACAAATAGATTTAACAAAT GTTGAAAACACAGTGAGGCTGTTATTGGAGCTGGAGCCTGAGTCAGATCCGGTTTGGCACTATTTAAATATACAG AATAACAGAATTCGAGGTTTGCTTGAGAAATGCACATTAGATCATGAAACTAGGATGGAGACTTTACATAATGAGTTACGTGAAAGGGCTGTGTCTGATGCACGATGGAGGCAGATTCAAGGAGATATAAATCAATCT TCAGATGTCAACTATTCTCTTACTCTTGGCGACAACCACCTTCCAGTAGATTCTCTTCCAGTAGACTTGACAGGTGAAGAAGTTGATGCTCTTAGAGGGAGGTATATTCGCAGATTAACTGCTGTACTGATTTATCACATACCAGCTTTCTGGAAAGTAGCACTTTCTGTTTTCAGTGGGAAATTCGCAAAG TCGTCCCAAGTTTCTACTGAATCAAATGCTAGCACTCCAGCAAATAAAACGGATGAAAAAGTTGGAGATGGGAAGTATTCAACTCATTCTCTAGATGAAGTTGCTGGAATGATACAAATTACATTAACTGCGTATGCAGATAAG GTTCGTACTACATTTCATGATCTTGAGGAATCAAATATTCTGCAACCATATATGAGCGATGCCATAACAGAAATATCTAAAGCATGCGAAGCTTTTCAAGCGAAGGAATCAGCTCCTTCGATTGCTG TAACTGCAATTCGAACACTTCAGTCGGAGATTACAAAGATTTACATCCTAAGGCTTTGCTCATGGATGCGGGCATCAACTGCTGATATCTCAAAAGATGAGACATGGGTTCCAGTATCAGTTCTTGAAAGGAATAAATCTCCCTACACAATCTCTTTCTTGCCTTTAGCATTCCGCAATGTTATGACGTCAGCAATGGATCAGATCAAGTT gatGGTTCAGTCTTTAAGAAGTGAGGCAACGAGGTCAGAGGAAGTGTATAAGCAACTCCAAGAAATTCAAGACTCTGTCAGACTTGCATTTTTGAACTGTATTCTTGATTTTGCAG GTCATCTAGAGCGTATTGGAAGTGAGCTTGCCcaaaacaaatcaatcaaaGGAAGTTCACTTGTGCACAATGGTTATTCTCCTAACCTAGAAGAAAAGCTAATGTCTGATCTCCCAGGAAGTGTTGGTCCACATCAACAGTTGTTGATAGTGTTGAGTAATGTTGGCTATTGCAAAGAAGAACTTTCTTATGAGTTGTACAACAATTACAAGCATATCTGGCTACAGTCTAG ggaaagagaggaagatgATAGTGATATACAAGACTTGGTGATGTCTTTTTCTGTGCTTGAAGAGAAGGTCCTGGAGCAATATACTTTTGCTAAG GTATTTTCTGGTGCTAAGCCCCTGTTGGACAAGACACTTGGCATTCTGGTGGAAGGTCTAATTGATACTTTTATCAGCTTGTTTCATGAAAATCAAGCGAAGGAGCTTAGATCACTTGATGCAAATGGTTTCTGTCAGCTAATGCTTGAG CTTGAGTACTTCGAGACTATATTGAATCCATATTTTACTTCGGCTGCAAGGGAGTCTCTGAAGTCGTTACAAGGGATACTTCTGGATAAAGCCACTGAGAGTGTGACAGAAAATGTGGAGAATCCAGGGCATAACCGACGAGCAACACGCGGAAGTGAAGATGCGGTTTCAGATGATAGACAGCAGGGGACAAGTGTGTCACCAGATGACCTGATT GCCCTTGCTCAGCAGTATAGCTCTGAGTTACTTCAAGCAGAGCTCGAGAGGACTCAAATCAACACAGCATGTTTTGTGGAGCCAATTCCATTAGACTCAGTACCCGAATCAGCTAAGCGCGCTTATGCTTCATTTAGGGGCTCACTAGATTCACCCAGCAGAAACTACAAAGGCAACACAGGATCCCCAAGCTACTCCCGGAATAGGCGTCGATGA
- the LOC117636656 gene encoding exocyst complex component SEC5A-like isoform X3, translated as MASDSDLDEDDLLQMALKEQAQRDVNYKKPPSSNSRTAPVANYVQQPQPPPSQQPRKAAASPSPKNNTTTRSNANNPKRRVVDDDEESDVDMLSISSGDEDSTARDQQRVRFRGGGAASAATARAGARDDDDPWDGGEPDCWKHVDEAELARRVREMRETRTAPVAQKVERKVSSAGLVRKGLNNLQSFPRGMECIDPLGLGIIDNKTLRLITESSDYSPSKDDKLDNNLREKLLYFSEKFDAKLFISRIHQDTAAAELEAGALALKSDLKGRTLQRKQLVKDNFDCFVSCKTTIDDIESKLKRIEEDPEGSGTSHLFNCMQGVSSLANRAFQPLFERQAQAEKIRSVQGMLQRFRTLFNLPSTIRGSISKGEYDLAVREYKKAKSIALPSHVGILKRVLEEVEKVMHEFKGMLYKSMEDPQIDLTNVENTVRLLLELEPESDPVWHYLNIQNNRIRGLLEKCTLDHETRMETLHNELRERAVSDARWRQIQGDINQSSDVNYSLTLGDNHLPVDSLPVDLTGEEVDALRGRYIRRLTAVLIYHIPAFWKVALSVFSGKFAKSSQVSTESNASTPANKTDEKVGDGKYSTHSLDEVAGMIQITLTAYADKVRTTFHDLEESNILQPYMSDAITEISKACEAFQAKESAPSIAVTAIRTLQSEITKIYILRLCSWMRASTADISKDETWVPVSVLERNKSPYTISFLPLAFRNVMTSAMDQIKLMVQSLRSEATRSEEVYKQLQEIQDSVRLAFLNCILDFAGHLERIGSELAQNKSIKGSSLVHNGYSPNLEEKLMSDLPGSVGPHQQLLIVLSNVGYCKEELSYELYNNYKHIWLQSREREEDDSDIQDLVMSFSVLEEKVLEQYTFAKANLIRTAAFNYLLDSGVQWGAAPALKSCRVCVMLLWSYCTLW; from the exons ATGGCAAGCGACAGCGACCTAGACGAGGACGATCTCCTCCAGATGGCTCTAAAGGAGCAAGCCCAGCGCGATGTGAATTACAAAAAGCCACCCTCCAGCAACTCCCGCACTGCCCCCGTCGCCAATTACGTTCAGCAGCCGCAGCCTCCTCCGTCCCAGCAGCCACGAAAAGCCGCGGCTTCTCCGAGCCCCAAAAACAACACCACTACCAGAAGCAACGCCAACAACCCGAAGCGGCGGGTGGTGGACGACGACGAGGAGTCCGATGTGGACATGCTCAGCATCTCCAGCGGCGATGAAGACTCCACCGCCAGGGATCAGCAGCGTGTCCGCTTCCGAGGCGGCGGTGCTGCTTCTGCTGCTACCGCCAGAGCTGGAGCCCGGGACGACGATGACCCTTGGGACGGCGGTGAGCCTGACTGCTGGAAGCACGTCGACGAGGCTGAg CTTGCTCGTAGGGTTCGTGAAATGCGAGAGACGAGAACAGCACCGGTGGCCCAAAAGGTAGAGCGCAAAGTGTCGTCGGCAGGCTTGGTACGAAAGGGCCTTAACAATTTACAGTCCTTCCCTCGGGGCATGGAATGTATTGATCCCCTAGGCTTGGG GATCATAGACAACAAAACCTTAAGATTGATTACTGAATCCTCAGACTATTCGCCATCCAAGGATGACAAATTGGATAATAACCTTCGGG AGAAGTTGTTATATTTCTCTGAGAAATTTGATGCCAAGCTCTTTATATCGCGGATTCACCAAGACACTGCTGCAGCAGAGTTGGAGGCTGGTGCTTTGGCTCTAAAAAGTGATCTTAAAGGACGAACTCTGCAGAGAAAACAATTGGTCAAAGACAATTTTGACTGCTTTGTCTCTTGCAAAACAACAATTGATG ATATTGAGTCAAAGTTGAAACGGATTGAAGAAGACCCTGAAGGTTCAGGCACTTCTCATTTGTTTAATTGTATGCAAGGAGTGAGTTCGTTGGCTAATCGGGCATTCCAGCCTCTATTTGAGAGACAG GCTCAAGCTGAGAAGATCAGGTCCGTCCAAGGAATGCTACAGAGGTTCCGGACATTGTTCAACTTGCCCAGTACAATTCGTGGTAGCATAAGCAAGGGAGAATATGACTTGGCAGTTAGGGAGTACAAGAAGGCCAAGTCGATTGCTCTGCCTTCTCAT GTGGGCATACTGAAACGTGTTCTCGAAGAGGTTGAGAAAGTGATGCATGAGTTTAAAGGCATGCTTTACAAGTCTATGGAAGATCCACAAATAGATTTAACAAAT GTTGAAAACACAGTGAGGCTGTTATTGGAGCTGGAGCCTGAGTCAGATCCGGTTTGGCACTATTTAAATATACAG AATAACAGAATTCGAGGTTTGCTTGAGAAATGCACATTAGATCATGAAACTAGGATGGAGACTTTACATAATGAGTTACGTGAAAGGGCTGTGTCTGATGCACGATGGAGGCAGATTCAAGGAGATATAAATCAATCT TCAGATGTCAACTATTCTCTTACTCTTGGCGACAACCACCTTCCAGTAGATTCTCTTCCAGTAGACTTGACAGGTGAAGAAGTTGATGCTCTTAGAGGGAGGTATATTCGCAGATTAACTGCTGTACTGATTTATCACATACCAGCTTTCTGGAAAGTAGCACTTTCTGTTTTCAGTGGGAAATTCGCAAAG TCGTCCCAAGTTTCTACTGAATCAAATGCTAGCACTCCAGCAAATAAAACGGATGAAAAAGTTGGAGATGGGAAGTATTCAACTCATTCTCTAGATGAAGTTGCTGGAATGATACAAATTACATTAACTGCGTATGCAGATAAG GTTCGTACTACATTTCATGATCTTGAGGAATCAAATATTCTGCAACCATATATGAGCGATGCCATAACAGAAATATCTAAAGCATGCGAAGCTTTTCAAGCGAAGGAATCAGCTCCTTCGATTGCTG TAACTGCAATTCGAACACTTCAGTCGGAGATTACAAAGATTTACATCCTAAGGCTTTGCTCATGGATGCGGGCATCAACTGCTGATATCTCAAAAGATGAGACATGGGTTCCAGTATCAGTTCTTGAAAGGAATAAATCTCCCTACACAATCTCTTTCTTGCCTTTAGCATTCCGCAATGTTATGACGTCAGCAATGGATCAGATCAAGTT gatGGTTCAGTCTTTAAGAAGTGAGGCAACGAGGTCAGAGGAAGTGTATAAGCAACTCCAAGAAATTCAAGACTCTGTCAGACTTGCATTTTTGAACTGTATTCTTGATTTTGCAG GTCATCTAGAGCGTATTGGAAGTGAGCTTGCCcaaaacaaatcaatcaaaGGAAGTTCACTTGTGCACAATGGTTATTCTCCTAACCTAGAAGAAAAGCTAATGTCTGATCTCCCAGGAAGTGTTGGTCCACATCAACAGTTGTTGATAGTGTTGAGTAATGTTGGCTATTGCAAAGAAGAACTTTCTTATGAGTTGTACAACAATTACAAGCATATCTGGCTACAGTCTAG ggaaagagaggaagatgATAGTGATATACAAGACTTGGTGATGTCTTTTTCTGTGCTTGAAGAGAAGGTCCTGGAGCAATATACTTTTGCTAAG GCAAATTTGATCAGAACTGCTGCCTTCAACTATTTGTTGGACTCTGGTGTACAATGGGGAGCAGCACCTGCTTTAAAA TCTTGCAGGGTGTGCGTGATGCTGCTGTGGAGTTACTGCACACTTTGGTAG